The Neurospora crassa OR74A linkage group V, whole genome shotgun sequence sequence GTCCGTTGAGGATGTCTTCTCCATCGCCGGCCGTGGTACCGTCGCCTCTGGCCGTGTCGAGCGTGGTACCCTCAAGCGCGACCAGGATGTTGAGATTGTCGGCAAGGGTACCGAGATCATCAAGACCAAGGTCACCGATATCGAGACCTTCAAGAAGTCCTGCGAGGAGTCCCGCGCCGGTGACAACTccggtctcctcctccgtggTATCCGCCGTGAGGACATCAAGCGCGGCATGGTCGTTGTCGCCCCTGGCTCCGTCAAGGCCCACACCAAGTTCCTCGTCTCCCTCTACGTCCTCTCCAAGGAGGAAGGTGGCCGCCACACCGGCTTCCAGGCCAACTACCGCCCCCAGATGTTCATCCGCTCCGCCGACGAGTCTGTCTCGCTCACCTTCCCTGAGGGTACCGAGGATGCCGACTCCAAGATCGTCCAGCCCGGTGACAACTGCGAGTTGGTTGCCACTCTCTGCCACCCTATTGCCGTCGAGGCCGGTCAGCGTATCACCGTCCGTGAGGGTGGCCGCACCGTCGCCACTGGTATCATTACCCGCATCATGGAATAAGCTATCAACTACTCACTGTGAGATGTTGAGGTTGTAAAAAGCTATGTAATGATATATCACGCCGAGCCGAGCCTAGACGAGCCCCGGTAAGGTAGtaaaacacacacacgcacataTGCAAGGAAAAAGGGACCGCGAGCCGCCAAAAGAAGCGGGTTTGCCGTCAGGAGTTCAAAGAGAAATATACCTACAGTGTACGATGTAAAGCAATGAATGTTTATGGATCTGAaatgcctttttttttatgtATTTTGTACAAAGAATGTTTTGGGTCCTAGTGATGATCTCTCCCCTCATATTCTTCTCTTATTGTCTTGTTAAGCTTGTGATATAGATGGTTCAAAAAAGCAATGATAGAAGCTAGAACGTACTAAGCGAATGTTCATGCCGTCTTGTGGTTGACCAAGTTAAGATAGGATATGTGCTTGTTGAGACTTGTGAGCCGAGCAGCACATGGATTCAATGGACAAGCGCTTGCTATGCTCAAGTCCACCACCATTGGTCATCAAGGTTCGCACAAGTTGTTCACCGACACTAGACGCAAATCATACGAAAGTCACAGATCACGGCTGAAGAGGGAGACGAGAACGAGACAGAATGCTGGTTGACCAAAGAATCACGCCGGTCTATTGATCGCTCGATGGGAGGGAAACAGACAGAGTCTAACCTCTGCTGTTCCTCAGTCCGCCGCCCTGTTCCTCTTTTGCTTGTGTTGACTCCGCAGGCCCCAAAAACCCGAATCCCGAAAGAAAACCAAGCAAAGCAAGCAAAAACTCCAAGGGATGTGATGATGAACAAAAGCATTGCTACTTTGTTCGTTTTCGTCAAGTGTCGTCGTGTCGTCTCGGGTTGTAGTTTGTCATGGATCAAGGCTGAACCCCCATTTtttcgttgtcgttgttcccTAATCCATCTTTGTCGAGATTTCCGTCGTCGGCATGCCGTCTAACGATATAGGGACACACGTCGCGCGCGAACGAGACAAATTGCTTTGGCTGGACATTTTTTGCATTTCCCGTAGATGACGAAACGATTTGGAACTCGACTGTGATGATGCTGTGACCCTTTGTGTCCTCCCCTCATCATCGTCCCCTACCAAAACCTCCCATCATGTCAAGAAAGGGGGGATTTAGCGGTGCTACAAGAAAAGACAAGCGAGTTAGCCATGCGTCTTGTTTCTTTTCCCATAGCCCTTGCTTCACGCGACTGGGAACAGTGTTTGTAACTCCTTGGCCGTAGAGGTTCTCCTTTTCCCGCAAGATGTGCCCTTCTCTCGTTTGTGGCACCGCGGATTTTCCACTGTTTCCAGTCGCGTGCGCAGTTCCGCCCGTCTCCACCGTAATGTTTTCTCTTCTTACCTTGGTGAAGCCAATGTCGTTGGCCTTCTCACGGAAGCACTGACGGCAGATGTTGAGGCCGTACTTGCGGATGAGACCGGCAGAGTGGGTGCAGACACGGCTAAACAACGTTGAAGAAACGCCCGGTTAGCAACTTGAACTTCAGTTTTCGTCAAACTTGAGTGGTGAAGCCGCATTTTCCTCCTCCGTGATTTTCGCATTCTTGACTTGGTTTTCTGaactctcctcctctttcaaATTTTCCTCAAAAAGCCACATCGCCCTAGCATTGATCTTGCCCCAAACAGCAAAGTACCATGCCATATTCCCATCTCTTGCTCAGCTGTGATGTATGTGTAGATTGTGGATTGTGGATAATTGGTGTTGCTGGACAATAATCCTTACCAAGAGCGGGAGCCCTTGCCGTAGGTGCGGGGGCGGGAGTTCCAGACGGATTCGTGAGACATCTTGATTTTCGGGGTTTTGCTGTCGCAGCGAGAAAATCGTTGTCGTGCGGGCGGCGGGTTGACGATGACTTGGTCTGTCGGGctggggggggaggggaggtggTTTTTTTCGCAAGAGGGCTGCCAAATATGGGGCGAGATTTTTCTGTGGGCGGTTTCGCAGGTCCGGTCCGGCAGCAACTGGCCCTCGTCCACTGCCGCCAGGGCTTGTGCACTTCGGGCTTGGCACGCACGCAGTGCACAGTTCAAGTCGGTTGCGTGGCAGCTGAGTGTGGCTGGTGCAGTGTGCAGTCCGTCTCCAGGCAGAGGAAAGAACAATTCAGTGGCGCAGCAGGGCCACCTCCATGTGTGGCTGGTACTGGCACCCAGCCTAAAAGTCTTATCGATAACAATAGTTCTCTTCTACCTATCTTATCGCGTTCGCGCACTGTTTTAGGAGACACAGTGCGGCTACAGCAGACTCAACTTGAGCTTCAACGAACTTGAAGGCCCCACCAATGACCGCACGCAGCATGCGGGGCTCCATCGACTCGGATGACGGATTTCAGGGGATTTTGGGGAAGCTCAAGAGCGCTGACACGACCAACTGGCAAGGATCCCAATGGTTCGACCAGTGGTCCGTTGCTGACCGGCGGACAACCTGGAATTATCGAGGTGCCAGCAAAGCGCAAAGTGGCATCTTAGGTCCCCGAGAAGGTCACATCTGATTTCAAACAGTCCATCTGGAGCTTTGCCAATTTAGGATACCTTGCCCATCATCTTGAGGTCCCTTTGCCACCAACATCTCGTGCCTGTTggtcttctcttcccttcttctccaagaCAACCTTTAGAGCGTTTGCGATAATCAGCTTCATCCACACGCTTCTTCACACACCATGGTCCTTCTTAAGAGCTTGGTGGTAGCCAGCTTGGCTGCTGCCGTGGCGGCCAAGTCTGCCGTCCTCGACCTTATCCCCTCCAACTTCGACGATGTCGTCCTCAAGTCCGGCAAGCCAACCCTCGTCGAGTTCTTTGCGCCCTGGTGCGGTCACTGCAAGAACCTCGCCCCCGTCTACGAGGAGCTTGCTACCGCTCTGGAGTACGCGAAGGACAAGGTCCAGATCGCCAAGGTCGACGCCGATGCTGAGAGAGCGCTGGGCAAGCGTTTTGGTGTCCAGGGCTTCCCCACACTCAAGTTCTTTGATGGCAAGAGCGAGCAGCCGGTAGACTACAAGGGCGGACGTGATTTGGACAGCCTGTCTAACTTCATTGCCGAGAAGACCGGCGTCAAGGCCAGGAAGAAGGGTTCTGCTCCAAGCCTCGTTAACATCCTTAACGATGCCACCATCAAGGGCGCCATTGGCGGCGACAAGAACGTCCTGGTTGCTTTCACTGCTCCCTGGTGCGGCCGTACGTAACCTCCaaacccttttttttgttttgttacTTTCTATCTTCGACCGAAAATGATTAGAACTAATAAACTCCCAGACTGCAAGAACCTCGCTCCTACCTGGGAGAAGCTCGCCGCTACCTTCGCCAGCGACCCGGAGATCACCATTGCCAAGGTTGATGCCGATGCGCCTACCGGCAAAAAGTCCGCCGCCGAGTatggcgtttccggtttcccCACGATCAAGTTCTTCCCCAAGGGAAGCACTACCCCCGAAGACTACAACGGCGGCCGCTCCGAGGCTGATCTCGTCAAATTCCTGAACGAGAAGGCCGGTACCCACCGTACCCCCGGTGGTGGCCTTGATACCGTTGCTGGTACCATTGCTGCCCTCGATGAGATTGTTGCCAAGTACACCGGCGGCGCCTCCCTGGCTGAGGTTGCTGAGGAGGCTAAGGAGGCCGTCAAGAGCCTGAAGAACTCTGCCGAGCTCAAGTACGCCGACTACTACCTCCGCGTCCTCGACAAGCTTAGCAAGAGCGAGGGCTATGCCACTAAGGAGTTTGCCCGTCTGGAGGGCATCCTCAAGAAGGGTGGCCTTGCCCCGGCCAAGGTTGATGAGCTTACCGTCAAGGTCAATGTTCTCCGCAAGTTTGTTGAGAAGGCGGCTGAGGAGGCTAAGGAGGAGCTCTAAATGCACAGCTAATCGCTCAGCACCCCTTGAAGTTGTAGCTGGCTGCTTGTAATAATAGATCCAATTCTGAATAAATGAATGTTTGGTCCTAACGCATGTTTCGCCAACTCGTTGCGGAAGTGACAGTGAAGGAGAGACATGTCTTAGCTGATCAACATAATCATGGCATACTGTACGTTAACTGCTGTACCCGCGTAAATATTAGTTTACACGCCTGCTATGTATAAGACCCAAACTCCATCATCCTAAAATGTCTTAGCCCACACATGACTCTCGCTGAACCCGACTCCTTTTCGCACGTGGGTTGTTTACTTGCACGACGAAACAAAATCAGGCTGGCCCGTTTGGCTTCTCTTTTCCGGCCATTATTTGAGATTCCAAATTATCTAGACGCCTCGACATCTCGTCCACTGACCCAACATGTTAGCATTCACGGACTTCACAGACTTCAGCTTGTAATCAGCATCTAAACTCTTACTCTTGGCGAAGATCTCGCTGGAGACACCGGCGAACTTGTTCGAGAGTGTATTTAGAAGGTCTTCAAGCTGAACAGAGAGCTCTTGACGGGCGTCATCCGCCGACTAGAAGATGTAGTCAGCAAGAGTGAACTATCGTGATAAAGATTCGGAGACAGTGTCCGACTTGCGTTGGTCGCTGTTGGGCTCGTGCTGGTGTTGGCCTCGCCGTTTTCAGACATTGTGACTTGTTCTGGAATAATTCCGTAGTTTCTTAAACAAACACTGATCGAATGAATCAAAGCTTCTCCACAGTGTTTGACAGATGGGTTTGTGAAAGCAATTTAACAGTTGACGTAGACTttgggtgttgatgttggaaaAGGGATGAGCACCTTGAGGGCAGCGGATgatttccacttccatcaCATTCCCGTCCGCCTGGATGCCCGGGTCGCGGAAGGTTCAGGGTGCCGGTAGAAGCATGCGACTGGACGCACTGTCCCTTTACTGTAAATCAGCGGGGTTCAGCAAGTGCACTAGAGGTATGCACTAACAATACCCTGCCTGGAGCTGTCATCGGtcgcctccatcaccaccgcggCCGAGCTTCCCCATTCCTCCGCAACCAAAGAACAACAATTTTTTGTCGTGACGTGGCGTGCAATGATAATTACATTATACCAGATATTACAATTCAACTGAAGTCATTGCATACGAAACATCATCGTCACCCAACGATGCTCCCTTGAGCCTCCTCTACATCTAACTTTCAAGGTCTTGATAATCAGACGACAAAGTCACCAACTTCCAGGGGACATGGAAAGATGACAAGGCGCGACAACGTTCCGCAATGCCTTCTCAAAACTCAGATGTCAGAGCTCTACTGATAGTCCTCATCCTTCTATGGATATTCTTCTCCCCGGACAGTAGCGATCCCGCCAGTCTGACGCCGCCTGAAATCGCCCACGCACGAGAAGCTCGTTTCCAGGGTGCCCTCGATGTCCTAAACACCACACGATGGGGTGATTTCGCTCCTGATGCGCCGTCGTCGACCTCGCCGCGGCCTCCTTCCGAAACCGACGGACCAGCTGGCGAGATTGGAAAGGGGAACGGCGATAAGCATGAACAGGGCCCTCAGTTTCTGAACATTACGGGGTTTAGCCAACTTGATGGGAAGGGGTATGCGTGGGAAGACCTCGGTCGGTTCAGAAACCGCTGTCGCGAATGGAGTCGGAACGCTTTCCCCTCAGCCGCCACCGTTGGCCCGCTGGACGATGATAGCTGGGAGCCCAGTATGGTGAGTGGCACATGGAAGAATGCTACGGGCACTCTGCATGGCACTTGGGTACGACGACCGGGAACCGTTGTCAGACAAGCCGCGGAATATAACCTCAGTGCCATTGCGCCAGGGGCGACTTGGCCTAGTAGCCTTGGTGAATGGGGTAGAAACATCACCGGTGACCATGGCAAGATTGAGTTGCGCATagacgaagatgaagggGATGGGGTTTACGAAGAGAAGGTCGAGGGCAAAACTTCAAGGGGTGCAAATCTGGCGAGGGAGATTCAAGCCGTGGCTACGATCCAGGATGACGCAAGCGAGGCTAGCAGCTGGAGCTTGTTACTTCATGGTGTTCACTGGCCACGGCAAGGCGCTATTCTCTTGACCACCAGCAGCGAGAAGTTTGACGGCATTTTCGGCCTTCCCCATCTGGCGCCAGGCCCCAATTTCTTCCATACCGGCCAGCATTTGCTGAATGAGACGCTGGGTAAAATCATTCAAGCCAGGAAGAAGAGCAAATATGGCTTCCCAGGCAACCCCTGGGGCTCGAGgatggaggacgacgacagcTTCCCTGCACAATGCGAATATGTCATGTACCTCCAATTGCAACCGCTAGAGCTTTCTCGTCAGTACGAATCTCCCCAGCTGCTCGAATCCTACATCGAGGAGCTTGAGCGCGAGTTGCGCCATCCCACAGGAGCGCCCATTGGTAGGATTCCCGATCTGCGTGCGTCCATGGTGGCATGGTCTCCCGACTGCTCGTTTTTCCTGGAGTCCAAGGGCCCGCCCGAGTTTCCTTCGGTCGACGGAGAGCATCTTGTCGGCATGAAGGAGGCCATGTTCACCTACACGGCCAAGGAATGGTTGATTGCGTTTGCTGCTGTCATGCTGGGTCAGATTTGGCTCTTCAAGGAACAGATGAAGCTGTCAAATACGCCGTCCACTACCGGGCGGGTCAGCTTCTGGACAATAGGCGCCATGCTTTTTGCCGATGGCATGATCTTTGTTACTGCTTGTGCTTGGAGTCTCAACGCGACAATAACACTGCTACCCTGCTTGCTCGTCACGTTTGCGGCCTTCATATCCATGTTCATTGAAGGCGCCTTTTTGTCTGAAGTCTGGAAGATTCAAGAACCGGAGAGGAGGATTCGTGAGCGGGAAAGAGaacaagctgctgctgctgctgctgctgctgctgctgcgaatCGTAAtgcctcatcatcatcagcagcatcaacaacaccgcCGCCAACCACTCAACCTGAGCCACCCACAACAcagccagctcctcctcctcctccctctcaaCCTCGCCAACCCATCATCGTCCCCTCAGACGGCGACATCGACGAAGCCGAACAACTGAACAACCTCCTCTCCGGCGCCTccgccctccccctccccgccACCGCTCGACAACCCGGTCTACCAGCACCCACAAACGAACCGCGCCCACCAACCCCCTTCAGCACTATCACCGGCCGCTTCGTCCTCGCCGGcctgttcctcctcttcatctcagCCGTCGCCACCTCCTGGCCCTCGCACATCCGCTCCTTCTACGTGAAcaccctctccttcctctacctcaGCCTCTGGACGCCCCAAATCATCCGCAACGCACAACGTAATTCCCGGCAGGCGTTTTCCTGGCGGTTCATGATCGGCCAATCCCTCTTACGTCTCTTGCCGTTTGCGTACTTTTTCTTAAGGGAAGATAACGTCCTGCTAGCTGACCCGGACCCGTTTGCGTTTTTGGTCTTGGTGGCGTGGGTGTGGATCCAGCTTTGGGTGATATGTGCTCAAAGTATACTTGGGCCGAGGTTTGGAGTGCCCAAGGGGTGGGTGAGGGAGGCGTGGGATTATCATCCTGTTTTGAGAGATGATGATCTAGAAGGTGTTTCGTTACCTATCGGTCTGGCGAGGACAGGGACTggattgtcgtcgtcgtcatcgtcgtcgtcgccgactGAGGAAAGGGTGAGGGGAAGGGCATGGAGTGTGGTTTCTTTGGGtggtcctgctgctgctgctgagacAGGCGAAGGTagtgccgctgctgctgctgctgctgctgctaccgaTAGTGCAGGAGGCACAAGAAATCGTGaacgagaaaaagaaaaagaaagggaaaaacaaaaaggcgTCACCATGCGATCTGTCGACTGCGCCATTTGTCGCGAGTTGTTGGAGGTGCCTGTATTTAACAATAACAAGGGCAGCGGTGGCTCCTCGGATTCAGCGGCGTCGGGCATCACGGGCGTGTTTGCGAGAAAGGCCTACATGGTTACGCCGTGTAGACATATTTTCCATACGAATTGCTTGGAAGGGTGGATGAAGTATCGGTTACAGTGTCCGATTTGTAGAGAGGAGTTGCCGCCCTTGTAAGCTGTGTACTAGTGAGCTCGGGTGTTTGTTAGGAAAACATCGGGGAAAGTATTAGTTAACGGGTATAGTCTATGGGTAGACTGCAGTGTGATGATATATGTACAGTACCATTGTGGAAAGGTTCAAAGTTGGAAAGCGTTATAGATTATCTGACAACAATACATATAGAACATGAATAAGGTCAGCGCAAAGGCATGGCCCATCAGCAGCGTTTGATTTGAGAACCTTATTACAGAGCATTACTCTCAACAAATTCGTGAATGGTAGGAGGCCATCCTAAAACACTGTGTGTAGCTTCTGGAACAGCTGTAAGCACGGTTTTCAAGCTCCAgcaattttctttatttcaTCTTTTTATGTTCTTGACGACgccgaagaaggaagccacTCGCTAGGTACAGTTCGCTGAGTTACAATTTGCTTTTTCCCGACAGAATGCTAGCTTGTAATATACCACAAGACGAATGAGGTATACATAGCAAACAAGCGTGATCCCGTCCCTACCGTCGAAAAGACAGGTCAAGAGTACTCTACGTAAAGCTTTTCTGCTTCTGCCTAGTATTCCAACCAAGCTTCGCATTGATACTCTTGATCCATTCttcactcctcctcccctgtGGCTGAACGCTGGCAAACGGGTACCTGCTCGCGCTGATGGTCACGTAGTCGCCCGGTCTAAGTTCGATACGCTCGCGGCCATCGAAACTCGCCCAAGAGCCGGTCCGGGCATCGTAGGGCACGCCAATGCGAAGTACGATGGTGTCGGGTAGGATGATGGGCCGGAAGGAGAGCGTGTGCGCGCACATAGCGGTTACGAGCATGACGGGGTTTTCGGGGTGACAGAGAGAGCCGCCAGCGGCGAGGTTGTAGGCGGTTGAGCCGGTGGGAGTGGAAACGCAGATACCATCGGCGTTGACGGAGGTGAAGTGCTCATCATCGCCGAAGATTTCGATGTATGACATTGCTTGAAGACACAGATCAGTTATATGATCCCTGATGTGGGTGAGGTGGAAAAATGACGACTTACTTGGATTGGGTCCTctatccaccaccacctcgttGAGCACGCACCATGTGCCGTCTGGTCGATGGGTTCGTTCATCATCCTTTTCCTCGCCGATAAGGTCTTCTACGAGATCTcgtttttctccttcctctttctcttcgctTGGATCATTCTCGTCCTGGCAATCAGGACCATCTGTGCCGCCCTGTTCTTTGTCTGTTTTGTTTGAGACCATTTTTTTGTCAGAGTCCCCCTCAACGAGTTTCCTTTTGTTCGTCTGACTTCGCATGACGGTTCCTTCGAACCTTAGCCTCAAAGCCACGTTGACACCTTCTGTGAAGGCGGCTGTCAAGGTCTCGTGATAGTGATCAAAGTCAAACTTGGTCAAAAACCCTAGGCTCCCCAGAGAAAAGCTCAGAACAGGTGGAACGATGCGCTGGAATAACCAACTCGCAAATAGTACGGTTCCATCACCGCCGAGTGTGATGACAAAGTCGGCCGTCTGCGGCCTGGCACGACACAATTCCTCGTCCCAATAGCGTAGACGCTCAGATATGTCATTGCCGGCTTCCTCTGAGATCTCGCCAGACCCAACGTAATCCTTGCGGATCTCTTCGATCAAGCCGGGTGCATCAAGCTTTTTGTTGCAACGCAAAGCCTTGTCAATGTAGACAGTATAGCGCACGTCGCGTTCCTTATCCAGTAACCACCGGATCAAGGCGCGTGTCTTGGGGATTAGTTCCTGGTCATACGGCTTGGTGAGCACGAAGATGGTCTTGATCTTGAACTTCAAGCGCACGCTGCTCAATCGCCGACTCAGCTCCCGGACTCCCCATGCCATTTCACTCAATTGCTTCTTGGTGAGGAGCCTGCTGTACTTTTCCTCTGGGTCTGTGTTTGGTGCTTTTACGATCTCACTTTTCCATTCCTTCTCATCAACCTGACCAGCATCGCTAGTGTCGCTCGAGTTGGCATTGGTCATCGAGCACTCCCGGGCACGCACATTGGCGGCAATGTTACCGACAGTGCTCGAGAAGCCTTTTGGGTCGAGCACCTGGTCCTGGCTATTTTCACGACTAACTTGGACGGCATCGCGGGCAATGTCGGTCAAGCCCCTTGTGATGGGGCTTCGGGTCTCGATAGAGTTTGTACTCGTACTGGCAGTGCCATCAACCTGTCCATCTAGGGTATTTTGCCGTCTAGGGGGTCGTCGCTGGGCGTCGAGAAACTGGTGGACAAGGCATTCCGTTCTGGCCGGCTGTGATCGCCGGAGGTGAAGAGGAACACGGGCATCGCTGTTTACTAGAGAGCTCTTGCGCCGATAGGGACTAGATGGATCGAACGAGACCTATGGTGGGCAAATGGGCCATAATTCAGCTGGTGCGCTACTAGGTAACTGGGAAGCAGGCAGAAGAGGAGTACGAGAATCCAAGGGGATGAAGGGGGAGCATAAGGCTGTGCTTTTCGGTCATGCTCGGCATGGATGGACGCGGGGTCTGGAGTGCATTGGGTTCCCTACCTCAAGCGCATCCTGGTCCTCTTCACTTGAACTGGAATGGTCATCATTCTCAGGCTTCCTTTCGCGATCCGGAGCCATTATCCTCAATCATGAAAGCTCCGTTGCTCTGATTATCCTGCCTCCTTCCGCTCGCTATGCTCGCTCTCGGGGTCAGGTCGGTCCTTTCCACTCGATAGAGGTATCGTTCGACGTCAATCAAGACTACTGTGTAGGTGCGTACGGGTGGGTGCCTCGAGGTACTTTGGCGCAGCAGGTAGTTAGAGTACTTTCGGAAGAGCTTGGTTGAGTGGCTCCGTGGCTCCAGCATGCAGATTGTAACTGGTCGATCATCCACCGCGGGCTGGCCAACGGACAATGTTGTGGGTGACGATACTTGCACTTGTAGGACTGGGTCGCAATCAATGGATGCTATGGACGGGAATGGAAAATGCTACAGGTTCGGCCTGTCGTTGTGCCGCGCAAAGAGGTAGTTGTGGTGGCGGGCTGTGTGGGCATCATCGATGCACTGGAAAGACGGGAACTCGAGTCACGATGTTGCTACAAGTTACTTTCTCCCACTGATCATGGTGctccctccttcttgccATCCAATCTGTGGAacataagaaaaaaaagaatgaaaaaaaaagacgagcGTCCGTCCTGAGTCAGCCAAGTCAAGGGCTGTCATCACAGTGGTAAGGCGGGGTAAGTGGTGATGTCTACTTGTAAGAACCGGCAATACGTCATCGGCTGTGGCAGCTGTAACGGGAAATAAGATTTCACCACAGCGTGCGCAGGACAGCTGTCTGGACTTGATCGCCAAACTAATCCAAAGGGAATGTGCGAAGCATGGGATTGATCTACAGTATAGTACATCAATCTGTACTCGGCATCAATTCGGCGAACCGAGTAAACTGTGTGACAGGTTGTATTTTTGGCCGACAGTCAAAACAATCACACGGCTGTGGAGGGGTTATGCTAGAGATTCGCTTGGAGGGGTTATGCTAGAGATTCGCTTGGAGGGGAAACTGGATCTGCCCCGATAATTAGTTATGCCTGTTGCAGTAATCCCATGGGGCCAGGTCGCCTCGCACGAGCATCACATACTAAACAGTAACAACACCAGGCAAAACATCGGCCAGGTTCATGACGGACAGACAGACCTCATGCAGTTAGAATACCTACCCAATGCTCTGTGTTGATAAACACGAACCACGTCTGAAGCTACCGTGGAAAGCAACCAACCACTGCCTATTCCTCACCGAGGCCCCGACCCTCCTTTAGAACAACTCTGATAATGGCCTCAATTTTCATGCAAACCAACCAAGTCCGTGGTGGGATACAGGCTCGAGACATGTTGCTTACATACTACTAGCGTGGTATCCCGGAACGCGGGCGATTCTCTCCAACCGATGTCACATCAATCGACACGACGGAACACGAAGAGGCCTTCCCAACCTGCCTATGAGCTGCATCAgcttgttgaggttgagaaaCGATCTGCCACTCTTCCAGCCGTCAATCAATCAACAGGTGGAAAtaatggaaggaaggaaggaaggaggaaatcCACCCACGCTGCACAGGGCATCACACACCCCCGAGCCACTCGGAGACAGAAGTTGCGATTGTCCAGTCCAtgcctacctagaggtacctctacccaacACTACGGTGCCCCACCACTGgatggaaagtggaagtcacTCCAGGGGCAAGtgctaggtacctctagaggtacctagtcaTTGCCTATGTTGTTCCTCAGCCTGTCCTCACCATCTTCCTGAGCCAACTTCGTTCACAAGAACTGAACCCGTCTATGGCTTGTCATTTCCGACTGTCTTGGTGGCTGTCAAACTATCCACGCTGGGCGGGTTACGGACGAAAGACACGAAACCCAACCAAGCCATCCCCCCCAAGTTCCTTTTTGACTTATCAAAACATACAACTTAGTAAGGAAGGCCAGGCAGCCGGCCGCCTCCAAAGTTGGCGCCCATCCATAGTACCATTACCTCAAACAGTACCTCTGGTCGGTACGCCTCAGACATACCAAATCCCCTTACTTTGACACAGTTGCTCATCTCAAGCCAACAACAAGTCCAGGGACGGGAGAAACAGAGACAATGAAGCACCTCATCCTAGTGGGGGCGTGCTATTTGGACACTATTCTGACGTGAGTCTCTCCATCTTGTCCGACATCCTACATAGCTTCCATTACCTGTACTTTGCCTCTATAGCTGCCggtttgttgctgctggtcaGAGCTGTAGCTGTAATTGGCATGACCAGGATCGGAATCTGGATGTTATACTCATTTAGTTCTGTGCTCACACTTGAGATAATACCACGGCTTGCCTGTAGTGTTCCCCAGTTTCCCGATGAAGACTCCAAGCTACGCGCAACGGCCTTGC is a genomic window containing:
- a CDS encoding 40S ribosomal protein S29 codes for the protein MSHESVWNSRPRTYGKGSRSCRVCTHSAGLIRKYGLNICRQCFREKANDIGFTKHR
- the erp38 gene encoding protein disulfide-isomerase tigA, coding for MVLLKSLVVASLAAAVAAKSAVLDLIPSNFDDVVLKSGKPTLVEFFAPWCGHCKNLAPVYEELATALEYAKDKVQIAKVDADAERALGKRFGVQGFPTLKFFDGKSEQPVDYKGGRDLDSLSNFIAEKTGVKARKKGSAPSLVNILNDATIKGAIGGDKNVLVAFTAPWCGHCKNLAPTWEKLAATFASDPEITIAKVDADAPTGKKSAAEYGVSGFPTIKFFPKGSTTPEDYNGGRSEADLVKFLNEKAGTHRTPGGGLDTVAGTIAALDEIVAKYTGGASLAEVAEEAKEAVKSLKNSAELKYADYYLRVLDKLSKSEGYATKEFARLEGILKKGGLAPAKVDELTVKVNVLRKFVEKAAEEAKEEL
- a CDS encoding NAD kinase/ATP NAD kinase — translated: MAPDRERKPENDDHSSSSEEDQDALEVSFDPSSPYRRKSSLVNSDARVPLHLRRSQPARTECLVHQFLDAQRRPPRRQNTLDGQVDGTASTSTNSIETRSPITRGLTDIARDAVQVSRENSQDQVLDPKGFSSTVGNIAANVRARECSMTNANSSDTSDAGQVDEKEWKSEIVKAPNTDPEEKYSRLLTKKQLSEMAWGVRELSRRLSSVRLKFKIKTIFVLTKPYDQELIPKTRALIRWLLDKERDVRYTVYIDKALRCNKKLDAPGLIEEIRKDYVGSGEISEEAGNDISERLRYWDEELCRARPQTADFVITLGGDGTVLFASWLFQRIVPPVLSFSLGSLGFLTKFDFDHYHETLTAAFTEGVNVALRLRFEGTVMRSQTNKRKLVEGDSDKKMVSNKTDKEQGGTDGPDCQDENDPSEEKEEGEKRDLVEDLIGEEKDDERTHRPDGTWCVLNEVVVDRGPNPTMSYIEIFGDDEHFTSVNADGICVSTPTGSTAYNLAAGGSLCHPENPVMLVTAMCAHTLSFRPIILPDTIVLRIGVPYDARTGSWASFDGRERIELRPGDYVTISASRYPFASVQPQGRRSEEWIKSINAKLGWNTRQKQKSFT